One Oncorhynchus kisutch isolate 150728-3 linkage group LG13, Okis_V2, whole genome shotgun sequence DNA window includes the following coding sequences:
- the LOC109902723 gene encoding multifunctional protein ADE2 isoform X2, which translates to MAPASVLKLGQILNEGKTKQIFELVDEPGHVLVQSKDQITAGNAVRKDQMEGKAAIANRTTSCVFKLLQEAGIKTAFVRQQSETAFVAAHCEMIPIEWVCRRVATGSFLKRNPGVKEGYRFSPLKMEMFFKDDANNDPQWSEEQLLETKFSLAGLNIGRCEVDIMNRSTVAIFEVLERAWATQNCTLVDMKIEFGVNVHTKEIVLADVIDNDSWRLWPAGDRSQQKDKQVYRDLKEVTPEAMQMVKKNFEWVSERVKLLLEPKACGRVVVLMGSTSDLAHCEKIRKACGSYGIHCVLRVTSAHKGPDETLRIKAEYEGDGVPTVFVAVAGRSNGLGPVMSGNTAYPVINCPPITPDWGAQDIWSSLRMPSGLGCSTVLSPDAAAQFAAQIFGLSDHLVWSKLRASMLNTWVSLKQADKKLQACSL; encoded by the exons ATGGCACCTGCATCAG TGCTGAAACTTGGACAGATACTAAATGAGGGAAAGACCAAGCAGATATTCGAGCTCGTGGATGAGCCAGGCCATGTTCTGGTCCAGTCCAAGGACCAAATCACGGCCGGGAATGCGGTGAGGAAGGACCAGATGGAGGGTAAGGCCGCGATCGCAAACAGAACCACGAGCTGTGTTTTCAAGCTACTGCAGGAAGCGG GCATTAAGACAGCCTTTGTAAGGCAGCAGTCGGAGACTGCGTTCGTGGCGGCCCACTGTGAGATGATCCCCATTGAGTGGGTCTGCCGGCGGGTGGCTACTGGTTCCTTCCTGAAGAGGAACCCAGGTGTCAAGGAGGGCTACAGGTTCTCCCCTCTGAAAATGGAGATGTTCTTCaag GATGATGCCAACAATGACCCTCAGTGGTCGGAGGAGCAGCTGCTGGAGACTAAGTTCTCTCTGGCTGGGCTCAACATCGGCCGCTGTGAGGTGGACATCATGAACCGCAGCACTGTTGCCATCTTTGAGGTTCTGGAGAGGGCCTGGGCCACCCAGAACTGCACACTGGTGGACATGAAG ATTGAGTTTGGTGTGAATGTGCACACCAAAGAAATTGTGCTTGCTGATGTGATTGACAATGATTCCTGGAGGCTGTGGCCTGCGGGAGATCGGAGTCAGCAGAAAGACAAACAG GTGTACCGGGACCTGAAGGAGGTGACTCCTGAGGCCATGCAGATGGTGAAGAAAAACTTTGAGTGGGTCTCTGAAAGAGTGAAG CTTCTGCTGGAGCCCAAGGCCTGTGGCAGAGTGGTGGTTCTGATGGGCTCCACCTCTGACCTAGCCCACTGTGAGAAGATCAGGAAGGCCTGTGGCTCCTACGGAATCCACTGTGTCCTCCGAGTCACCTCTGCACACAAAGGACCAGACGAGACTCTTCGCATCAAAGCTGAATACGAAG GAGACGGAGTACCGACTGTGTTTGTGGCTGTGGCGGGCAGAAGCAATGGCCTTGGTCCAGTGATGTCAGGAAACACCGCCTACCCAGTCATCAATTGCCCTCCTATCACCCCTGACTGGGGGGCACAGGACATCTGGTCATCTCTTCGCATGCCCAGCG GTCTTGGCTGCTCCACAGTCCTCTCCCCTGACGCTGCAGCCCAGTTTGCAGCTCAGATCTTTGGGCTCAGTGACCACCTGGTGTGGTCCAAACTGCGGGCCTCCATGCTCAACACCTGGGTGTCTCTGAAGCAGGCTGACAAGAAGCTGCAGGCCTGTAGCCTGTAA
- the LOC109902723 gene encoding uncharacterized protein LOC109902723 isoform X1 — translation MEKGAGRQRGGEEEDILEVEETGAAGQWRETEVLALLSVWGELGAAQHSGVCSRAKFECISEQLKRLSVLRGWRECQAQCRRLGLQGRKAEQPGTSTNYSQGEAAMMDTQMNQSDWEEKEDLTSEKEAHSSSVIIQEGGLCQILHEALPYAQYVGPEGGRHWTDEEVRALLCVWSDRHVRQRLKGTLRNKAIFQEMARCMQRGFGVVRNWKQCRTKYKNLKYEYKTAKSAQDAAGSSGSGPGRYMKFFDEVEAIVLDKGFEGGQDMQGGPEGDQGAGRLGPLEGKTQSKEPEGDLVIEIDDDDNSDDYELDTDQNQRESGVHLSPLDQSSSEQFHMVTVSDTGRNWSDQEVHALIQVWSEEGVCRQLESSTRKRDIFVQISCRLLQQGVERDWKQCHTKYKNLKYLYRSLQRGRADSTDPRRLMRFYDEVDAILTRSDSGPAMGYEEQAETGAILAGAMMGYEDDTDAMTCPVNSYTAQSYEVIPKNEDKQTHTDNSDTNKRQDLTAKRGLKRKALIQDTCRIVKKNDTGSSCAESIDFQCKLEEEQNIPITEINSVYSMAASVRQKQKISRDSCSTFLFLRGIHELQVFRLSTNMAPASVLKLGQILNEGKTKQIFELVDEPGHVLVQSKDQITAGNAVRKDQMEGKAAIANRTTSCVFKLLQEAGIKTAFVRQQSETAFVAAHCEMIPIEWVCRRVATGSFLKRNPGVKEGYRFSPLKMEMFFKDDANNDPQWSEEQLLETKFSLAGLNIGRCEVDIMNRSTVAIFEVLERAWATQNCTLVDMKIEFGVNVHTKEIVLADVIDNDSWRLWPAGDRSQQKDKQVYRDLKEVTPEAMQMVKKNFEWVSERVKLLLEPKACGRVVVLMGSTSDLAHCEKIRKACGSYGIHCVLRVTSAHKGPDETLRIKAEYEGDGVPTVFVAVAGRSNGLGPVMSGNTAYPVINCPPITPDWGAQDIWSSLRMPSGLGCSTVLSPDAAAQFAAQIFGLSDHLVWSKLRASMLNTWVSLKQADKKLQACSL, via the exons ATGGAGAAAGGAGCAGGGAGACaaagaggaggtgaagaggaggatattCTAGAGGTGGAGGAGACAGGTGCAGCAGGGCAGTGGAGGGAAACGGAGGTGCTGGCTCTTCTGTCAGTGTGGGGGGAGCTGGGAGCAGCTCAGCATTCAGGTGTATGCAGTAGAGCCAAATTTGAATGCATCTCAGAGCAGCTGAAAAGGCTGAGCGTGCTGCGTGGCTGGAGGGAGTGCCAGGCCCAGTGCAGGAGGCTGGGACTTCAGGGCAGGAAGGCTGAACAGCCAGGCACATCCACCAACTACAGCCAGGGGGAAGCAGCCATGATGGACACCCAAATGAACCAAAGTGACTGGGAGGAAAAGGAGGATCTTACCAGTGAGAAAGAGGCTCACTCTTCCTCAGTCATAATACAGGAAG GAGGCCTGTGTCAGATTCTTCACGAGGCTCTCCCTTATGCCCAATACGTGGGCCCTGAGGGGGGCCGCCATTGGACAGATGAGGAGGTGCGAGCTCTGCTTTGTGTCTGGTCTGACCGCCACGTCCGCCAACGCCTCAAAGGAACGCTACGCAACAAGGCCATCTTCCAGGAGATGGCCCGCTGCATGCAGAGGGGCTTCGGAGTGGTGCGCAACTGGAAACAATGCCGCACTAAATATAAGAACCTCAAGTATGAGTACAAGACAGCCAAGAGTGCCCAGGACGCTGCAGGCAGCAGTGGAAGTGGCCCAGGAAGGTACATGAAGTTCTTTGATGAGGTAGAGGCCATAGTGCTGGACAAGGGATTTGAAGGGGGACAGGATATGCAGGGAGGACCTGAAGGGGACCAGGGAGCTGGGAGGCTGGGCCCTCTGGAAGGCAAGACTCAGTCTAAAGAACCTGAAGGAGACCTGGTCATTGAGATAGACGATG ATGACAACAGTGACGATTATGAGCTAGACACAGACCAAAACCAAAGGGAATCGG GAGTCCATCTATCACCATTGGATCAATCTAGCTCCGAGCAGTTCCACATGGTAACGGTGTCTGACACAGGCCGGAACTGGAGTGACCAGGAGGTGCATGCTCTGATCCAGGTGTGGTCGGAGGAGGGTGTGTGCAGGCAGCTGGAGAGCTCCACCAGGAAGAGGGATATCTTTGTGCAGATCTCCTGCCGGCTACTGCAGCAGGGGGTGGAGCGCGACTGGAAGCAGTGTCACACCAAATACAAGAACCTCAAGTACCTGTATCGCTCCCTACAGAGGGGCAGGGCTGACAGCACAGACCCACGCCGTCTCATGAGGTTCTATGATGAGGTGGATGCCATTTTGACCAGGTCGGATAGTGGACCTGCCATGGGATATGAGGAACAAGCAGAGACTGGCGCCATTTTGGCTGGGGCCATGATGGGGTATGAGGATGACACAGATGCCATGACTTGTCCAGTTAACTCTTACACAGCTCAAAGCTATGAGGTTATCCCAAAGAATgaggacaaacaaacacacacag ACAATTCTGATACCAATAAAAGACAGGATCTGACTGCAAAAAGAGGACTGAAAAGGAAAGCATTGATTCAAG ATACCTGTAGAATTGTGAAGAAAAATGATACTGGGAGCAGCTGTGCTGAGAGTATTGATTTCCAGTGCAAATTGGAGGAGGAACAAAACATTCCCATTACAGAGATCAACTCAGTCTACTCAATGGCAGCCTCTGTCCGACAAAAACAG AAAATCAGTCGTGACTCCTGCAGCACATTTCTCTTTCTGCGCGGAATCCACGAGTTGCAG GTTTTCAGATTATCTACCAACATGGCACCTGCATCAG TGCTGAAACTTGGACAGATACTAAATGAGGGAAAGACCAAGCAGATATTCGAGCTCGTGGATGAGCCAGGCCATGTTCTGGTCCAGTCCAAGGACCAAATCACGGCCGGGAATGCGGTGAGGAAGGACCAGATGGAGGGTAAGGCCGCGATCGCAAACAGAACCACGAGCTGTGTTTTCAAGCTACTGCAGGAAGCGG GCATTAAGACAGCCTTTGTAAGGCAGCAGTCGGAGACTGCGTTCGTGGCGGCCCACTGTGAGATGATCCCCATTGAGTGGGTCTGCCGGCGGGTGGCTACTGGTTCCTTCCTGAAGAGGAACCCAGGTGTCAAGGAGGGCTACAGGTTCTCCCCTCTGAAAATGGAGATGTTCTTCaag GATGATGCCAACAATGACCCTCAGTGGTCGGAGGAGCAGCTGCTGGAGACTAAGTTCTCTCTGGCTGGGCTCAACATCGGCCGCTGTGAGGTGGACATCATGAACCGCAGCACTGTTGCCATCTTTGAGGTTCTGGAGAGGGCCTGGGCCACCCAGAACTGCACACTGGTGGACATGAAG ATTGAGTTTGGTGTGAATGTGCACACCAAAGAAATTGTGCTTGCTGATGTGATTGACAATGATTCCTGGAGGCTGTGGCCTGCGGGAGATCGGAGTCAGCAGAAAGACAAACAG GTGTACCGGGACCTGAAGGAGGTGACTCCTGAGGCCATGCAGATGGTGAAGAAAAACTTTGAGTGGGTCTCTGAAAGAGTGAAG CTTCTGCTGGAGCCCAAGGCCTGTGGCAGAGTGGTGGTTCTGATGGGCTCCACCTCTGACCTAGCCCACTGTGAGAAGATCAGGAAGGCCTGTGGCTCCTACGGAATCCACTGTGTCCTCCGAGTCACCTCTGCACACAAAGGACCAGACGAGACTCTTCGCATCAAAGCTGAATACGAAG GAGACGGAGTACCGACTGTGTTTGTGGCTGTGGCGGGCAGAAGCAATGGCCTTGGTCCAGTGATGTCAGGAAACACCGCCTACCCAGTCATCAATTGCCCTCCTATCACCCCTGACTGGGGGGCACAGGACATCTGGTCATCTCTTCGCATGCCCAGCG GTCTTGGCTGCTCCACAGTCCTCTCCCCTGACGCTGCAGCCCAGTTTGCAGCTCAGATCTTTGGGCTCAGTGACCACCTGGTGTGGTCCAAACTGCGGGCCTCCATGCTCAACACCTGGGTGTCTCTGAAGCAGGCTGACAAGAAGCTGCAGGCCTGTAGCCTGTAA